One segment of Streptomyces sp. NBC_00576 DNA contains the following:
- a CDS encoding replication-relaxation family protein: protein MDEEILRAINRLQYMTAAQVGRLLYPDQHDDNRYVQRRLRSLVEAGYLLRLRELPAPRIGSAPHVFTLADRGRRFVAGRGDVLASSYYRPSEERAKARDNPFMEHTLAAVDVLVAAESLCRRFQVSMPRLLNERQLKRSGVRVQPAGRPDAPRVAVIPDAWFELQVSDDPSVAITLELDRDTEGQKHWRRKIAALTAWAEGPYRRAFEVDNLTVAVAAPSTPRREQLSAWTHEELEDIGKAELADIFLFTEASPVETDPFELFFSPCWYPAGAVRPVSLLDPLPEVPEQEAAAVHSKSAPKEPEEPPSPPGFPWVLMDEDQEEPEWGWPDK from the coding sequence GTGGACGAGGAGATTCTCCGCGCCATCAACCGGTTGCAGTACATGACCGCTGCCCAGGTGGGTCGCCTGCTGTATCCCGACCAGCACGACGACAACCGCTATGTGCAGCGCCGCCTGCGTAGCTTGGTCGAGGCCGGCTACCTCCTCAGGCTTCGCGAGCTGCCCGCCCCTCGCATTGGGTCAGCACCGCACGTCTTCACCCTGGCGGACAGGGGCCGGCGCTTTGTTGCGGGTCGTGGCGACGTGCTTGCCAGTTCGTACTACCGACCGTCTGAGGAGCGGGCCAAGGCTCGGGACAACCCGTTCATGGAGCACACCCTTGCCGCCGTGGACGTTCTCGTTGCCGCAGAGAGCCTGTGTCGCAGGTTCCAGGTGTCGATGCCACGCCTCCTCAATGAGCGCCAGCTCAAGCGAAGCGGTGTCCGGGTGCAACCCGCTGGCCGCCCTGATGCGCCCCGTGTCGCCGTCATTCCCGACGCATGGTTTGAGCTTCAGGTCTCAGACGATCCCTCGGTGGCAATCACCTTGGAACTCGACCGGGACACGGAAGGCCAGAAGCACTGGCGCCGCAAGATCGCCGCCCTCACGGCCTGGGCCGAGGGCCCGTATCGTCGCGCCTTTGAGGTCGACAACCTCACGGTGGCCGTTGCAGCCCCAAGTACGCCACGTCGTGAACAGCTCAGTGCCTGGACACATGAGGAGCTTGAGGACATCGGCAAGGCGGAGCTGGCCGACATCTTCCTCTTCACCGAGGCGTCCCCTGTTGAGACTGACCCCTTCGAGCTGTTCTTCAGCCCTTGTTGGTACCCAGCCGGCGCAGTCCGTCCCGTGAGTTTGCTCGATCCCCTGCCGGAAGTCCCTGAACAAGAGGCCGCCGCCGTTCACTCGAAGTCGGCGCCAAAGGAACCAGAGGAGCCACCGAGCCCGCCCGGTTTCCCATGGGTGCTCATGGATGAAGACCAGGAGGAGCCAGAGTGGGGCTGGCCTGACAAATGA
- a CDS encoding type IV secretory system conjugative DNA transfer family protein — MPRTLYLPLSDARVHMHVLGKTGSGKSYFLASLFLSLYLAGQPVTLIDPHGDLAQLVLAHLVQARQLVTPEQRARLMYLDVPAAAVEGRYLPFNFLAQPYDDHAMAEHVAEAARRAWPELAHGAPTFENILKHSVVALREAGLPLTRLSDLLTDKALRDELLTHVADPQVIRFFKLRMDQWGRDAPRMKESTLNRADLLTLSPILRYALGHERNVLDFRAIIDSGTSLIVNLAVASPDARRLFGCLLTVGMETAALSRANVRAAGSGRAPHFLILDEFSQFMAQSEESLTRMLSETRKYNLFCVMAHQNWSQASDRLKGALQNVGMEVILKAGRPDAEHSARLFGTVDPDAIKHIVTDHAAEERTHPTYYALQEQWERQVQSIQQLRVGQAFIRLPNDEVRKVTTPTLPNLTEPPESLAEVEQYYLDRYFEPPSVAAPLVTTTQAPASSTLIGRRPGPHRKPGSSSAGTVFAYSARKGRR; from the coding sequence ATGCCACGGACCCTCTATCTGCCGCTGAGCGACGCCCGCGTCCACATGCACGTACTGGGCAAGACGGGATCGGGCAAGAGCTACTTCCTCGCCTCCCTTTTTCTCTCCCTCTACCTGGCCGGCCAGCCCGTCACTCTCATCGATCCCCACGGCGATCTGGCCCAGTTGGTTCTGGCTCATCTCGTCCAGGCCCGCCAGCTTGTCACCCCGGAGCAGCGAGCCCGGCTCATGTATCTGGACGTACCGGCCGCTGCCGTCGAGGGGCGGTATCTGCCGTTTAACTTCCTCGCCCAGCCCTACGACGACCATGCGATGGCCGAGCACGTCGCCGAGGCAGCCCGCCGGGCCTGGCCCGAGCTGGCCCATGGCGCACCGACGTTTGAGAACATCCTCAAACACTCGGTCGTGGCACTGCGCGAGGCAGGACTCCCGCTGACCCGCCTGTCGGATCTACTGACGGACAAGGCGCTCCGCGACGAACTACTCACCCACGTTGCCGATCCGCAGGTGATTCGCTTCTTCAAGCTGCGCATGGATCAGTGGGGAAGGGACGCACCCCGGATGAAGGAGTCGACACTCAACCGGGCTGATCTTCTGACTCTCTCGCCCATCCTCCGCTACGCCCTCGGACACGAGCGCAACGTCCTGGACTTCCGAGCCATCATCGACTCGGGTACGTCCCTCATCGTCAACCTGGCAGTCGCGTCCCCCGATGCCCGCCGGCTCTTCGGCTGTCTGCTCACTGTGGGCATGGAGACCGCGGCACTCAGTCGGGCCAACGTCCGGGCCGCAGGATCAGGCCGTGCCCCACACTTTCTGATCTTGGACGAGTTCTCGCAGTTCATGGCCCAGAGCGAGGAGAGCCTCACCCGTATGCTCTCGGAAACCCGCAAGTACAACCTGTTCTGTGTCATGGCCCACCAGAACTGGAGCCAGGCATCAGACCGACTCAAGGGAGCCCTTCAGAACGTGGGCATGGAGGTCATCCTCAAAGCCGGGAGACCTGACGCCGAGCACTCGGCCCGCCTCTTCGGCACGGTCGACCCGGACGCCATCAAGCACATCGTCACCGACCACGCCGCCGAAGAGCGCACGCATCCGACGTACTACGCCCTCCAGGAGCAGTGGGAGCGACAAGTCCAGTCCATCCAACAACTACGCGTCGGCCAAGCCTTCATCAGGCTCCCAAACGACGAGGTGCGCAAGGTCACCACCCCCACACTCCCCAACCTCACCGAGCCACCTGAGAGTCTGGCCGAGGTCGAGCAGTACTACCTTGACCGCTACTTCGAGCCGCCCAGCGTCGCGGCCCCTCTCGTCACCACAACGCAAGCGCCTGCCTCTTCAACCTTGATCGGCCGTAGGCCAGGGCCACACAGAAAACCTGGCTCTTCATCTGCCGGGACCGTCTTTGCCTATTCCGCAAGGAAAGGCAGACGTTGA
- a CDS encoding single-stranded DNA-binding protein, whose amino-acid sequence MTERARPTFDTQAVAKALGTQAQAVTDPAYGEGQHFQVRSNGTFLSLDTFPERGVSRITTKGARIELFGDMLPHVEDEGIVFMQKDQEHEHSTATIHPDGGLTFGYQVDAGPVAVDGLPQDMEDTEQIITRHEAVQAPAEEDSPPVTVQGAKPPEKPGPEPSRALGALPDVRPMIQQIESTPEPAKPTEGAPQQEQDAKEESEAGEAERQRVKLVGRLGRTPTVRETAGGKLVGKFPLAVHLDDGTTKWHNIVAFGERAAALKTRTEAGELVKGNEIEVVGYLHEREYQGRDGTTKTAQEIYSVAVTRH is encoded by the coding sequence ATGACAGAACGAGCAAGACCTACATTTGATACACAAGCCGTCGCGAAGGCGCTCGGCACCCAGGCTCAAGCGGTGACCGATCCCGCGTACGGCGAGGGCCAGCACTTCCAGGTGCGAAGCAACGGCACCTTTCTGAGTCTCGATACCTTCCCCGAGCGTGGCGTTTCCCGCATCACCACCAAGGGCGCTCGTATCGAGCTCTTCGGCGACATGCTGCCCCACGTCGAGGACGAGGGCATCGTCTTCATGCAGAAGGACCAGGAGCACGAGCACTCCACGGCGACCATTCATCCCGATGGTGGCTTGACGTTTGGCTACCAGGTCGATGCCGGGCCGGTTGCGGTCGATGGCCTCCCACAGGACATGGAAGACACCGAGCAGATCATCACGCGCCATGAGGCCGTCCAGGCCCCGGCCGAGGAGGACAGCCCACCTGTCACCGTGCAGGGAGCCAAGCCGCCGGAGAAGCCTGGGCCCGAACCATCCCGGGCACTTGGTGCCCTCCCTGATGTGCGCCCGATGATCCAGCAGATTGAATCCACGCCCGAGCCCGCTAAGCCCACGGAAGGCGCGCCGCAGCAGGAGCAAGACGCGAAGGAGGAGTCGGAGGCCGGCGAGGCCGAGCGTCAGCGGGTCAAGCTGGTTGGTCGACTCGGACGTACCCCCACGGTGCGGGAAACCGCGGGCGGCAAGCTCGTCGGCAAGTTCCCCCTGGCCGTGCATCTCGACGACGGAACGACCAAGTGGCACAACATCGTGGCTTTCGGCGAGCGCGCAGCAGCACTCAAGACGCGCACCGAAGCCGGCGAGTTGGTCAAGGGAAACGAGATCGAGGTCGTGGGCTACCTCCATGAGCGGGAGTACCAGGGCAGAGACGGCACGACCAAGACGGCGCAGGAGATCTACTCAGTTGCGGTAACACGACACTGA
- a CDS encoding PIN domain-containing protein, whose amino-acid sequence MEESSPHIIIADTSGLVSLFHPLDSNHDIAVAAAERLRDRHTTMLIPVAVYLELLNILGRIMGHEAAVRVAEELSDHFTILNNISSSSLLASLKLFAEVSGSVSHTDCVVMASCDEYGTLEIFGLDKAFARLGYHIIT is encoded by the coding sequence ATGGAGGAAAGTAGCCCACACATCATCATTGCGGATACGAGCGGACTCGTCTCCCTGTTTCATCCACTAGACAGCAATCACGATATAGCTGTAGCAGCCGCAGAGCGCCTCCGTGATCGTCACACCACCATGCTCATTCCAGTGGCGGTATACCTGGAGTTACTTAACATTCTTGGTCGCATAATGGGCCACGAGGCAGCTGTGCGGGTGGCCGAGGAACTGTCAGACCACTTCACCATCCTCAACAACATCAGCTCTTCGTCCCTCCTAGCCTCATTGAAGTTGTTCGCAGAGGTTTCCGGATCTGTTAGTCACACTGACTGTGTCGTCATGGCATCGTGCGACGAGTATGGGACTTTGGAAATCTTCGGCCTTGACAAGGCGTTCGCTCGCCTTGGGTACCACATCATCACTTAG
- a CDS encoding helicase HerA domain-containing protein, producing MGSNVLLGHDGATPVYLRYDRRTAHVAILGKSRFGKTTLLEHLILQDMRDDTAAIVIDAHGDLTKRLISLAPSDIRDKLILVEANGDRPFGLNLYECPPAASVEVITTTVGNVVGIFHKLMGVEGGGLLPVIDSGLRNTARVLIANGLTMAEIPQLYLDPVFRHAALAQVSNPGVHQYWQEYESSTRQRQQERRDPVLNKVGRFLEDDLIHLMIGQARTTVPFKEAMDGGGTLILNLVGLDRESVSFLGMVFLSVLSNLIHQRSVSEGPRSRVHLYLDEYGRFATSTTQQLLEEGGKYGLGVTIAHQNLAQTPQREALHVESLIAFQLSGEDAPIVANEFDCTPTRTKKVARQRTDPQYKEWDEEIWDSETAKKQYDDLSRKLYPARERADLAERRLSILEKSLNEPFTVEAKSGHRTFVYDGSFPFDRIRKGLLPLPVDKPMSWHMPFNPSGAYFNYLVEFALEHDTCTRSGMIESNAIWEQYFYILGTSHWSWLSGLLSLNYRLSDDAPWVKSFKKELAEILGPRYERSSVRFIPDDSLGSAPPPGYERRVSEETPWPLYGHWVPDQFPEGVTWLAGKIAELYRDQTQYHELRERAELHYARHHSTRHHKEYLGEKPSQETVRGSKMVRSIFPGGTSYPLSYEHQVNAQWFDYVEELDQTHADRQAEIANMLTQLPRYVAYCKVFDPEERPHD from the coding sequence ATGGGCTCCAATGTTCTGCTCGGTCACGACGGTGCTACCCCCGTCTACCTGCGCTACGACCGCCGCACAGCTCACGTAGCCATCCTCGGCAAGTCCCGCTTCGGCAAGACCACCCTGCTTGAGCACCTGATCTTGCAAGACATGCGAGATGACACAGCCGCCATCGTGATTGATGCCCATGGTGACCTCACCAAGCGCCTTATCTCCCTTGCACCTTCTGATATACGGGACAAGCTCATCCTGGTCGAAGCGAATGGTGACCGCCCGTTTGGGCTGAACCTCTATGAGTGTCCTCCTGCGGCTAGCGTGGAAGTCATAACCACCACAGTTGGTAACGTCGTTGGGATCTTTCACAAGCTCATGGGTGTGGAGGGTGGCGGGCTCCTGCCGGTAATTGACTCGGGACTTCGCAACACTGCCCGCGTGCTTATTGCCAATGGCCTAACCATGGCGGAGATACCTCAGCTCTACCTAGACCCGGTGTTTCGACATGCCGCTCTCGCCCAGGTAAGCAATCCAGGTGTGCATCAGTACTGGCAGGAGTACGAATCCAGTACGCGACAGCGCCAGCAAGAGAGGCGCGACCCCGTACTCAACAAGGTCGGCCGTTTCCTTGAAGATGACCTTATTCACCTCATGATTGGACAGGCCAGGACGACTGTTCCGTTCAAAGAGGCAATGGACGGGGGCGGAACCCTCATCCTCAACCTCGTCGGCCTGGATCGTGAGTCCGTCTCGTTCCTTGGCATGGTGTTTCTCTCGGTTCTGAGCAACCTCATACACCAGCGCTCGGTCTCCGAGGGGCCGCGGTCTCGCGTGCACTTGTACCTGGACGAGTACGGCCGGTTCGCCACCTCCACCACGCAGCAGCTTCTTGAGGAGGGCGGCAAGTACGGCCTGGGCGTAACCATCGCACATCAAAACCTCGCTCAGACGCCCCAGCGAGAGGCGCTGCACGTCGAATCCCTCATCGCCTTTCAGCTCTCAGGGGAAGACGCACCGATCGTAGCTAACGAGTTTGACTGCACGCCTACTCGAACCAAGAAGGTTGCCAGGCAGCGCACCGATCCGCAGTATAAGGAGTGGGATGAAGAAATCTGGGACAGCGAGACGGCCAAGAAGCAATACGACGACCTGTCGCGCAAGTTGTATCCGGCTAGAGAGCGCGCCGACCTCGCCGAGCGCAGGCTATCCATCCTAGAGAAAAGCCTCAATGAGCCATTTACCGTCGAAGCGAAATCTGGGCATCGCACGTTTGTCTACGACGGGAGCTTTCCGTTTGATCGAATCCGCAAAGGGCTCCTTCCCCTCCCTGTCGACAAACCAATGAGCTGGCATATGCCGTTCAATCCTTCTGGTGCATATTTTAATTATTTGGTCGAGTTCGCGCTAGAGCATGACACGTGCACTCGTTCAGGCATGATTGAAAGTAATGCCATCTGGGAGCAGTATTTCTACATTCTTGGCACCAGCCATTGGTCGTGGCTGTCCGGGCTTCTTTCTCTCAACTATCGCTTGAGCGATGACGCTCCATGGGTCAAGTCATTCAAAAAAGAACTCGCGGAAATACTAGGCCCTCGTTACGAACGATCGTCCGTTAGATTCATTCCCGATGATAGCCTCGGATCAGCTCCTCCGCCCGGATACGAGCGGCGAGTTAGCGAGGAGACTCCCTGGCCACTTTATGGCCACTGGGTACCTGATCAGTTTCCTGAGGGTGTTACCTGGCTCGCGGGAAAGATAGCCGAGCTATACCGAGACCAAACTCAATATCACGAATTGCGTGAGCGTGCTGAGCTTCATTATGCGCGTCACCACTCAACTCGGCACCACAAAGAGTACCTCGGCGAGAAGCCGTCACAGGAAACCGTGCGTGGGTCGAAAATGGTTCGTTCGATCTTTCCGGGCGGCACATCATACCCCCTGTCTTACGAGCACCAAGTGAACGCCCAGTGGTTTGACTATGTCGAGGAGCTCGACCAAACCCACGCAGATCGGCAAGCTGAAATTGCCAACATGTTGACGCAGCTCCCCCGATACGTCGCGTACTGCAAGGTTTTCGATCCCGAGGAGAGGCCCCATGACTGA